From one Luteolibacter sp. SL250 genomic stretch:
- a CDS encoding aldo/keto reductase — MDLTTTAYGTWSGGRFMHYGETLSEERYVQAMRTAYEAGIRTFVTSDVYGNGRADSLLGEALSGYPRDSYCLVGMIGHDFYEGQRNGSAGYPRFTNPELRGEDGYADYLKMATEKSLERCRVEKFDLLMLHNPDEIGYTSEVLWDALRALKTSGLTDRLGVAPGPANGFTLDLIRCFETFGADIDWVMLILNPLEPWPTSLALPACEKYGVKVLTRVADYGGVFHGDLKPGHEFKPGDHRAYRPKGWVEHGLEKAQRMSPVADKYKLTPIQFATVWNLSLPMVESVVPTFFQEPVEGAKDIDDQIREFGATPDVRFTPEEVEQIRQIGDNTGCMMLKGASKRHEKSERADEWPMRGDLVEVAQRYALGTEW; from the coding sequence ATGGACCTCACGACCACAGCATACGGCACCTGGAGCGGCGGACGCTTCATGCACTACGGTGAGACGCTTTCCGAGGAACGCTACGTCCAGGCGATGCGCACCGCCTATGAAGCGGGCATCCGCACCTTCGTCACTTCAGACGTCTATGGCAACGGCCGCGCGGACTCCCTGCTGGGTGAGGCGCTCTCCGGCTACCCGCGCGACAGCTACTGCCTCGTCGGCATGATCGGCCATGATTTCTATGAGGGCCAGCGCAACGGCTCCGCCGGCTATCCACGGTTCACCAATCCGGAACTCCGCGGCGAGGACGGCTATGCGGACTACCTGAAGATGGCGACGGAGAAATCCCTCGAACGCTGCCGCGTGGAGAAGTTCGACCTCCTCATGCTGCACAACCCGGACGAGATCGGCTACACCAGCGAAGTCCTCTGGGATGCCCTGCGCGCGCTGAAAACCTCCGGCCTCACCGACCGCCTGGGCGTCGCCCCGGGACCGGCGAATGGTTTCACGCTCGACCTCATCCGTTGCTTCGAGACCTTCGGCGCGGACATCGACTGGGTCATGCTCATCCTCAATCCGCTCGAGCCATGGCCGACCTCGCTGGCGCTGCCCGCCTGTGAGAAATACGGCGTGAAGGTGCTGACCCGCGTCGCGGACTACGGCGGTGTCTTCCACGGCGACCTCAAGCCCGGCCACGAGTTCAAGCCCGGCGACCACCGCGCCTACCGCCCGAAAGGCTGGGTCGAGCACGGCCTGGAAAAGGCCCAGCGCATGTCCCCGGTGGCGGACAAGTACAAGCTCACCCCCATCCAGTTCGCCACCGTCTGGAACCTCAGCCTGCCGATGGTCGAGAGCGTCGTCCCCACCTTCTTCCAAGAACCGGTGGAAGGCGCGAAGGACATCGACGACCAGATCCGCGAATTCGGAGCCACCCCGGACGTCCGCTTCACTCCGGAAGAGGTGGAGCAGATCCGCCAGATCGGTGACAACACCGGCTGCATGATGCTCAAGGGTGCCAGCAAGCGCCACGAAAAGAGCGAACGCGCCGACGAATGGCCGATGCGCGGTGACCTCGTCGAGGTCGCCCAGCGCTACGCCCTCGGCACGGAGTGGTGA
- a CDS encoding ligase-associated DNA damage response DEXH box helicase, producing the protein MKLRGMPAGPLQPFFKEKGWKPFPFQKETWAAYLEGKSGLLHAPTGLGKTLAVFLGPLEESLRAGKPEDTCQVLWLTPLRALAADTLRALREPLEILAPHLRVEARTGDTSSAVRARLRNKLPYTLVTTPESLSLMLTHADMREKLSHLKCVIVDEWHELLGTKRGVQAELCLARLRAWFPELRTWGLSATLGNLEEARDVLIPPGTSDAVTVSADLTKKILIRTLIPKEIDRFPWSGHIGTRLGSQVVKTVEKATTTLLFTNTRSQTEIWFQELLALRPDWQGKIAMHHGSLDREERDFAENGLRDGSLKCVVCTSSLDLGVDFSPVDQVIQVGSPKGIARLLQRAGRSGHQPGKTSEIIGVPANALELVEFAAARDAALARNLESRRPLEKPLDLLVQHLVTCAIGEPFHPDRMREEIQSSHAYRNLTEGEWEWCLGFISNGGKALAVYPRYQKAVLDEEGRYTVTDKRLIQQHRLSIGTISSETGVTIKFANGTTLGTVEESFISKIRPGSQLIFAGRRLELVRLVQRTATVKPATGKAKGQIAIWGGAKMPLSTELSHAIALRLKGGGEPVPEMAAVQPILDLQQRWSRLPDDETLLVEHTRSREGEHLFLFPFAGRLVHEGLGALMAYRISRDSGESIQSTQNDYGFSLNARRGLFLDEKSIHGYLTADNLLEDLISCMNTAELARRQFREIARVSGLILQTPPGRPQRSQREIQSSSTLLYEVLDRYDPENLLLEQSRREILEKQLEFTRLHHVIQQLQTRPVHFQETEHLTPMAFPLWADRLQSIHTGPDAVTRLEAMLVELNKAAEKEHRTLNVQHRTSK; encoded by the coding sequence ATGAAACTCAGGGGGATGCCCGCCGGTCCGCTCCAGCCGTTTTTCAAAGAGAAAGGCTGGAAGCCCTTTCCTTTCCAGAAGGAAACTTGGGCCGCCTACCTGGAGGGAAAGTCCGGTCTGCTCCATGCGCCCACCGGCCTCGGCAAGACGCTGGCGGTCTTTCTCGGCCCGCTGGAGGAAAGCCTGCGTGCGGGAAAGCCGGAGGACACCTGCCAGGTGCTGTGGCTCACCCCGCTGCGCGCGCTGGCCGCGGACACCCTGCGCGCGCTGCGCGAGCCGCTGGAAATCCTCGCGCCCCATCTGCGGGTGGAGGCCCGCACCGGGGACACTTCCTCCGCCGTCCGCGCGCGGCTGCGCAACAAGCTCCCTTACACCCTGGTCACCACCCCGGAGTCCCTCTCCCTCATGCTGACCCACGCGGACATGCGGGAAAAACTCTCCCACTTGAAATGCGTGATCGTCGATGAATGGCACGAGTTGCTGGGGACGAAGCGCGGCGTTCAGGCGGAACTCTGCCTGGCCCGCCTGCGGGCATGGTTCCCCGAGCTCCGCACGTGGGGGTTGTCCGCGACGCTCGGCAATCTGGAGGAGGCGCGGGATGTGCTCATTCCCCCCGGAACATCGGATGCCGTCACCGTCTCCGCGGACCTGACGAAGAAGATCCTCATCCGCACCCTGATCCCGAAGGAAATCGACCGCTTCCCGTGGTCCGGGCACATCGGAACACGGCTCGGCTCGCAGGTGGTGAAGACGGTCGAAAAAGCGACCACCACCCTGCTTTTCACCAACACGCGCTCGCAGACGGAGATCTGGTTCCAGGAACTGCTGGCGCTGCGCCCGGACTGGCAGGGAAAGATCGCCATGCACCATGGTTCGCTCGATCGCGAGGAACGCGATTTCGCGGAGAACGGCCTGCGGGACGGCTCGCTGAAGTGCGTGGTCTGCACCTCATCGCTGGACCTGGGCGTGGATTTTTCCCCGGTCGATCAGGTGATCCAGGTCGGTTCGCCGAAAGGGATCGCCCGCCTGCTGCAGCGCGCGGGACGTTCCGGCCACCAGCCGGGAAAGACCTCCGAGATCATCGGCGTGCCGGCGAACGCGCTGGAGTTGGTGGAGTTCGCCGCCGCGCGCGACGCCGCGCTGGCCCGCAATCTGGAGTCCCGCCGCCCGCTGGAAAAGCCGCTCGACCTGCTCGTCCAGCACCTGGTCACCTGTGCCATCGGCGAGCCGTTCCATCCGGACCGGATGCGGGAGGAAATCCAGTCGTCCCACGCCTACCGCAACCTCACCGAAGGGGAATGGGAATGGTGCCTCGGCTTCATCTCGAACGGCGGCAAGGCGCTCGCGGTCTATCCCCGCTATCAGAAAGCCGTGCTGGATGAGGAGGGCCGCTACACCGTCACGGACAAGCGATTGATCCAGCAGCACCGCCTTTCCATCGGCACCATCTCCAGCGAGACGGGTGTGACGATCAAGTTCGCCAACGGCACCACGCTTGGCACCGTCGAGGAGTCCTTCATCTCGAAGATCAGGCCCGGCTCGCAGCTCATCTTTGCTGGCAGGCGGCTGGAGCTGGTGCGGCTGGTCCAGCGGACCGCCACGGTGAAGCCGGCGACAGGGAAAGCGAAAGGCCAGATCGCCATCTGGGGCGGGGCGAAGATGCCGCTGTCCACGGAGCTGTCCCACGCCATCGCCCTACGGCTGAAGGGCGGCGGCGAACCCGTTCCGGAAATGGCGGCGGTGCAGCCGATCCTCGATCTCCAGCAACGGTGGTCCCGCCTGCCGGATGATGAGACGCTGCTGGTGGAGCACACGCGCTCCCGGGAGGGGGAGCATCTTTTCCTGTTCCCCTTCGCCGGGCGGCTGGTCCATGAGGGGCTGGGAGCGCTCATGGCTTACCGCATCTCCCGGGACAGCGGGGAGTCCATCCAGTCCACGCAGAATGACTACGGCTTTTCCCTCAACGCACGGCGGGGGTTGTTTCTCGATGAGAAATCAATCCACGGCTACCTCACCGCGGACAACCTGCTGGAGGACCTCATCTCCTGCATGAACACCGCGGAGCTGGCGCGGAGACAGTTCAGGGAGATCGCGCGCGTCTCCGGCCTCATCCTCCAGACGCCACCCGGCAGGCCGCAGCGCTCCCAGCGGGAGATCCAGTCCAGCTCCACCCTCCTCTACGAGGTGCTCGACCGCTACGATCCGGAGAACCTGTTGCTCGAACAAAGCCGTCGCGAGATCCTCGAAAAGCAGCTCGAGTTCACCCGCCTCCATCACGTCATCCAGCAGCTCCAGACCCGCCCGGTGCACTTCCAGGAAACCGAACACCTCACCCCGATGGCCTTCCCCCTGTGGGCGGACCGTCTCCAGTCCATCCACACCGGGCCGGACGCGGTGACCCGGCTGGAGGCGATGCTGGTTGAGCTGAACAAAGCGGCCGAAAAGGAACATCGAACATTGAACGTCCAACATCGAACATCGAAGTAG
- the pdeM gene encoding ligase-associated DNA damage response endonuclease PdeM, whose amino-acid sequence MYLTPEIQLLPEGVAFLPRTSSLVIADIHLGKSATFRARGLPVPEGDTEQDLMRIRNLVHETHARRLIIAGDLFHAPAGVTADLAERLDDFLRTLGIPLALVRGNHDAKLKHLPAGLTYTSHLDEGNFRIIHDPEDASPDHLNIAGHWHPVARIPDGRRTSLRLPCFLFRGRTLVLPSFGSFTGGSIVHPELGDRIFIPLRGQVIELPDTLR is encoded by the coding sequence ATGTATCTCACCCCTGAAATCCAGCTCCTGCCGGAAGGCGTCGCCTTTCTGCCGAGAACCTCATCACTGGTCATCGCGGACATCCACCTGGGAAAGTCCGCCACCTTCCGCGCGCGCGGCCTCCCCGTGCCGGAGGGAGACACCGAGCAGGATCTCATGCGCATCCGCAACCTGGTCCATGAAACCCATGCGCGGCGGCTCATCATCGCCGGAGATCTTTTCCATGCTCCTGCCGGGGTTACCGCCGATCTCGCCGAACGGCTGGATGACTTTCTGCGCACGCTCGGCATCCCGCTGGCACTTGTCCGTGGCAACCATGATGCCAAGCTGAAACACCTCCCCGCCGGTCTCACGTACACCAGCCACCTCGATGAAGGAAACTTCCGCATCATCCATGATCCGGAGGACGCATCACCAGACCACCTGAACATCGCCGGACACTGGCACCCGGTCGCCCGCATCCCGGATGGCAGGCGCACCTCCCTGCGTCTCCCCTGTTTCCTGTTCCGCGGGCGGACGCTGGTCCTGCCAAGCTTCGGCAGCTTCACCGGAGGATCGATCGTTCATCCGGAGCTTGGGGACCGCATCTTCATCCCGCTGCGGGGACAGGTGATCGAGCTGCCCGATACATTGAGGTGA
- a CDS encoding outer membrane protein OmpK, which yields MKLRDAAFASFLLLAPSALRAGEPMAADTASAPSGSFFQFTSTSLSYLYGFNWDTPFAPASDRDIITLEHFNANRFGDFFLFVDFINLTTENRGGPPDSGFDIYGEASPRLSLGKITGRPVKFGIIKDFYLYSGTYEFGRSKSLDNINNEFGTNIDTTQLRQLHGVAVDLDLPGFNVATINAYWRDDLDVSGSTWQITAAWEVPFTIADFDFVFKGFADVAGSEGALEAQFHTSPQLVVDIGDKLFGRKKTLYFGTEVDVWWNEYGIKDQDDIVPQLLLQAYF from the coding sequence ATGAAACTCCGCGACGCCGCCTTCGCCTCCTTCCTGCTTCTGGCACCCTCCGCGCTCCGTGCCGGGGAACCCATGGCGGCGGACACCGCCTCCGCACCGTCCGGCTCGTTCTTCCAGTTCACTTCCACCAGCCTGTCCTATCTGTATGGCTTCAACTGGGACACGCCGTTCGCCCCCGCGTCCGACCGCGACATCATCACGCTGGAGCATTTCAACGCGAACCGCTTCGGCGACTTCTTCCTGTTCGTGGATTTCATCAACCTCACGACCGAGAACCGCGGAGGCCCGCCGGACTCCGGCTTCGACATCTACGGTGAGGCCAGCCCGCGCCTGAGCCTGGGCAAGATCACCGGCAGGCCGGTGAAATTCGGCATCATCAAGGACTTCTACCTCTACTCCGGCACCTACGAGTTCGGACGGTCGAAGTCACTCGACAACATCAACAACGAGTTCGGCACCAACATCGACACCACCCAGCTCCGGCAGTTGCACGGTGTCGCGGTGGACCTCGACCTGCCCGGCTTCAACGTCGCGACGATCAACGCCTACTGGAGGGATGACCTCGATGTGAGCGGCAGCACCTGGCAGATCACCGCGGCATGGGAGGTTCCGTTCACCATCGCGGACTTCGATTTCGTCTTCAAAGGCTTCGCCGATGTGGCGGGCAGCGAAGGTGCTCTGGAGGCCCAGTTCCACACCTCGCCGCAGCTCGTGGTGGACATCGGGGACAAGCTTTTCGGCAGGAAGAAGACGCTCTACTTCGGGACGGAAGTCGATGTCTGGTGGAACGAATACGGCATCAAGGATCAGGATGACATCGTTCCGCAGTTGCTGCTGCAGGCGTATTTCTAG
- the metF gene encoding methylenetetrahydrofolate reductase [NAD(P)H] yields MHIRDILAGDEPKFSFEFFPPKSAEAADNLFRSISELQPCDPAFVSVTYGAGGTTREATHGLVVRLQKDTALNTIPHLTCVGHSENDIAGILERYARAGVSNILALRGDPPKGSTGTPAGDFPYAADLVAFIRKFSEKHGHDFGIGVAGFPEGHPATPNRMLEMDHLKAKMDAGADYICTQLFFDNHDFYDFRDRCELARIKAPILAGIMPITSASGLNRMAELAAGARFPAKLLRSLSRAKGDEATVRRIGIHYATAQCSDLLDHGVKGIHFYTLNQSTATIGIFRSLGLRQPALT; encoded by the coding sequence ATGCACATCCGTGATATCCTCGCCGGGGATGAACCGAAGTTTTCCTTTGAGTTCTTTCCTCCGAAATCGGCCGAAGCCGCGGACAACCTGTTCCGCAGCATCTCCGAGCTGCAGCCTTGTGATCCCGCATTTGTCAGCGTCACTTATGGAGCCGGCGGCACGACCCGTGAAGCCACCCACGGTCTGGTCGTCCGGCTCCAGAAGGACACCGCGCTCAACACCATCCCGCACCTGACCTGCGTCGGGCATTCCGAAAACGACATCGCCGGGATCCTCGAACGCTACGCCCGGGCGGGTGTCTCCAACATCCTCGCCCTGCGTGGTGATCCGCCGAAAGGTTCCACCGGCACGCCCGCCGGGGATTTCCCCTATGCCGCCGATCTGGTGGCCTTCATCCGGAAGTTCTCCGAAAAGCACGGCCACGACTTCGGCATCGGCGTCGCCGGGTTTCCGGAAGGCCATCCCGCCACGCCGAACCGGATGCTGGAGATGGACCATCTGAAGGCGAAGATGGATGCGGGCGCGGACTACATCTGCACCCAGCTTTTCTTCGACAACCATGACTTCTACGATTTCCGCGACCGGTGCGAACTGGCGAGGATCAAGGCACCGATCCTCGCGGGGATCATGCCCATCACCAGCGCCTCCGGCCTGAACAGGATGGCGGAACTGGCGGCGGGTGCCCGCTTCCCGGCGAAGCTCCTCAGGTCGCTCTCCCGCGCCAAAGGCGATGAGGCGACCGTCCGCCGCATCGGCATCCACTACGCCACCGCCCAATGCTCCGACCTGCTGGATCACGGTGTGAAGGGCATCCACTTCTACACGCTGAACCAATCCACCGCCACCATCGGTATCTTCAGATCGCTGGGCCTCCGCCAGCCCGCCCTCACCTGA
- the metE gene encoding 5-methyltetrahydropteroyltriglutamate--homocysteine S-methyltransferase, with amino-acid sequence MSKIRTHILGYPRIGEQRELKKATELFWKGEIPRPALESVGRELRKHAWRKQQEAGIDLVPCNDFSFYDQMLDAACLFGNVPPRFSWDGKSAGLDLRFQIARGARETREQDSCCGGTCGTGGFAGEMTKWFDTNYHYIVPEFKADTEFKLSDTKIFNEFHEAKAMGLNAKPVLVGPVTYLTLGKVQDSGNPDFDRFELLDRLLPVYEDILSRLAAEGAEWIQLDEPVFSLDLDDTQREAFAASYSRLARAAGSAKLLVATYFGELRDNLPLFLGLPVAALHYDAVRGEAEVDALLAAFPADKILSLGVVDGRNIWKNNFDASLGILEKAKAKVGAERLWVSASSSLLHTPVTLASEKKLDDEIKDWLAFADQKLVEISALAGLASGDGDQAALEANRASQKRRRESTRIHNPAVKARVAAVTAADSRRISAFPERQKQQREKLRLPLFPTTSIGSFPQTAEVRAARAKWKKGVLSDTDYNAFLKEETRRCIEWQDEIGIDMPVHGEFERNDMVEYFGEQLDGYVFSQFGWVQSYGSRCVKPPILFGDITRPNPMTVEWSTFAQSVTKNPMKGMLTGPVTILNWSFVRDDQPRSVSCKQLALAIRDEVVDLEKAGIRVIQIDEAALREGLPLRKSDWQEYLDWSVESFRITASGVRDETQIHTHMCYSEFNDIIGAIADMDADVITIETSRSNMELLDAFVDFKYPNEIGPGVYDIHSPRVPTVRQIEDLLAKAGNVIPEGNLWVNPDCGLKTRGWAEVKPALINMVGAAHKLRAAATASV; translated from the coding sequence ATGAGCAAGATCCGAACGCACATCCTTGGCTACCCCCGCATCGGGGAACAACGTGAACTGAAGAAAGCAACCGAGCTGTTCTGGAAAGGTGAGATCCCGCGCCCGGCGCTGGAGTCCGTCGGCAGGGAACTGCGGAAGCACGCGTGGAGGAAACAACAGGAAGCCGGCATCGACCTGGTGCCGTGCAACGACTTCTCCTTCTACGACCAGATGCTGGATGCGGCCTGCCTCTTCGGCAACGTGCCGCCGCGTTTCTCCTGGGATGGGAAAAGCGCCGGTCTCGACCTCCGTTTCCAGATCGCCCGTGGTGCCCGTGAAACCAGGGAGCAGGATTCCTGCTGCGGCGGCACCTGCGGCACCGGTGGCTTCGCCGGTGAGATGACCAAATGGTTCGACACGAACTACCACTACATCGTTCCGGAATTCAAAGCGGACACCGAGTTCAAGCTTTCCGATACGAAGATCTTCAACGAATTCCACGAGGCGAAAGCCATGGGGCTCAACGCCAAGCCGGTGCTTGTTGGTCCGGTGACCTACCTCACCCTCGGCAAGGTGCAGGATTCCGGGAACCCGGACTTTGATCGCTTCGAACTGCTCGACCGCCTGCTGCCGGTCTATGAGGACATCCTTTCCCGTCTCGCGGCGGAGGGGGCGGAGTGGATCCAGCTCGATGAGCCGGTGTTCTCGCTGGACCTCGACGACACGCAACGGGAAGCCTTCGCCGCCAGCTACTCCCGCCTCGCCAGGGCGGCGGGTTCCGCGAAGCTGCTGGTCGCCACCTATTTCGGGGAGCTGCGGGACAACCTTCCGCTGTTCCTCGGCCTGCCGGTCGCCGCGCTCCACTATGACGCCGTGCGTGGCGAGGCGGAGGTGGACGCCCTGCTCGCCGCTTTCCCGGCCGACAAGATCCTTTCGCTCGGCGTGGTCGATGGCCGCAACATCTGGAAGAACAACTTTGACGCCTCCCTCGGCATCCTTGAAAAGGCCAAGGCGAAGGTCGGTGCGGAGCGCCTCTGGGTTTCCGCGTCCTCCTCCCTGCTCCACACGCCGGTCACGCTGGCGAGCGAGAAGAAACTCGATGACGAAATCAAGGACTGGCTCGCCTTCGCCGACCAGAAGCTGGTGGAGATCAGCGCCCTCGCCGGCCTTGCTTCCGGAGATGGCGACCAGGCCGCGCTGGAAGCGAACCGCGCCAGCCAGAAGCGCCGCCGCGAGAGCACCCGCATCCACAACCCTGCGGTGAAAGCCCGTGTCGCCGCGGTGACCGCCGCAGACAGCAGGCGCATCTCCGCGTTCCCGGAGCGCCAGAAGCAGCAGCGTGAAAAGCTCCGCCTGCCCCTGTTCCCGACGACCTCCATCGGTTCGTTCCCGCAGACCGCGGAGGTCCGCGCCGCCCGCGCCAAGTGGAAGAAGGGCGTGCTTTCCGACACCGACTACAACGCGTTCCTCAAGGAGGAGACCCGCAGGTGCATCGAGTGGCAGGACGAGATCGGCATCGACATGCCGGTCCACGGCGAGTTCGAGCGCAATGACATGGTGGAATACTTCGGCGAGCAGCTCGACGGCTACGTGTTCAGCCAGTTCGGCTGGGTGCAGTCCTACGGCTCCCGCTGCGTGAAACCGCCGATCCTGTTCGGGGACATCACCCGTCCGAACCCGATGACGGTGGAATGGAGCACCTTCGCCCAGTCGGTGACGAAGAATCCGATGAAGGGCATGCTCACCGGTCCGGTCACCATCCTCAACTGGTCCTTCGTCCGCGACGACCAACCGCGCTCCGTCTCCTGCAAGCAGCTCGCCCTGGCGATCCGCGACGAAGTGGTGGACCTGGAGAAGGCCGGCATCCGCGTGATCCAAATCGACGAAGCGGCGCTCCGCGAGGGCCTGCCGCTGCGCAAGTCGGACTGGCAGGAATACCTCGACTGGTCGGTTGAATCGTTCCGCATCACCGCCAGCGGCGTGCGGGATGAAACGCAGATCCACACCCACATGTGCTACTCCGAGTTCAACGACATCATCGGCGCCATCGCTGACATGGATGCGGACGTGATCACCATCGAAACGTCCCGCTCGAACATGGAGCTGCTCGACGCGTTCGTGGACTTCAAGTATCCGAACGAGATCGGACCGGGCGTTTATGACATCCACTCGCCGCGCGTTCCGACGGTCCGGCAGATCGAGGATCTGCTCGCCAAGGCGGGCAACGTCATTCCGGAAGGCAACCTGTGGGTCAATCCGGATTGCGGTCTGAAGACCCGCGGTTGGGCCGAGGTGAAGCCCGCGCTCATCAACATGGTCGGGGCCGCGCACAAGCTCCGCGCGGCCGCCACCGCCTCCGTCTGA
- a CDS encoding LysR family transcriptional regulator, protein MIELRLLRAFVAIAETGNLSKAGKRLNLSQPALSHQVKALEDHLAVELFQRKSNPLRLSPAGERLLGTAYDVEKLVMQCERDVARIADGKAGQLRIAVECHSCFDWLMPSMDAFREGWPEVEMDLVSGFQPDPIGLLADDVADLVIVSTAKPRPGVTYHPLFRYEVLALLARNHPFTKKDYLTARDFAKETLVTYPIPDDRIDVIREVLGPAGIEPERRKTELTVAILQLVASHRAIAAMPGWAVQPYLEKNYVISRPIRKNGLQANLYAATTTERASSVYMTEFLDTMRRISFSTLKGIEPVK, encoded by the coding sequence ATGATCGAACTCCGCCTGCTCCGCGCCTTTGTCGCCATTGCCGAAACCGGCAATCTCTCCAAGGCCGGAAAGCGCCTGAACCTTTCCCAGCCCGCCCTGTCACACCAGGTGAAGGCCCTGGAGGATCACCTGGCGGTGGAGTTGTTCCAGCGCAAGAGCAACCCGCTCCGTCTGAGCCCGGCGGGAGAACGGCTGCTGGGAACCGCCTACGATGTGGAGAAACTGGTCATGCAATGTGAGCGCGATGTCGCACGGATCGCCGATGGCAAGGCGGGCCAGCTCCGCATCGCGGTGGAGTGCCACTCGTGCTTCGACTGGCTGATGCCGAGCATGGATGCCTTCCGCGAAGGCTGGCCGGAGGTGGAGATGGACCTCGTTTCCGGCTTCCAGCCGGATCCCATCGGGCTGCTCGCGGATGACGTCGCGGATCTCGTCATCGTCTCCACGGCGAAACCCCGGCCGGGTGTCACGTATCACCCGCTGTTCCGCTACGAGGTGCTGGCACTGCTCGCGCGGAACCACCCCTTCACCAAGAAGGATTACCTCACCGCGAGGGATTTCGCGAAGGAAACGCTGGTCACCTATCCGATTCCGGATGACCGCATCGACGTGATCCGTGAGGTTCTCGGACCCGCCGGCATCGAGCCCGAACGCCGCAAGACGGAGCTGACCGTGGCGATCCTCCAGTTGGTCGCCAGCCACCGCGCGATCGCCGCCATGCCCGGCTGGGCGGTCCAGCCGTATCTGGAAAAGAACTACGTGATTTCCCGCCCCATCCGGAAGAACGGACTACAGGCCAACCTGTATGCCGCGACCACAACCGAAAGGGCATCCTCCGTGTATATGACGGAGTTCCTCGACACGATGAGGCGCATCAGCTTCTCGACGTTGAAGGGCATCGAACCGGTGAAGTGA